The following coding sequences lie in one Nonomuraea muscovyensis genomic window:
- a CDS encoding NAD(P)/FAD-dependent oxidoreductase: MYEVIVVGGGPAGLSAALVLGRQRRSVLVVDAGRPRNAPAAEMHMYLGRDGGAPSRLLADGRAELAAYPTVEVRPGRVVAAEGESGGFALTLEDGSREQAARLLLACGVVDEPADIPGLAERWGKSVVHCPFCHGYETNGKVLAVIGNGPEAMLAAYVADRYSPDVVLCTNGPAEIPEPVTAALKARGVTVNETPLTALEGELGALTLRFSDGTALAREAVYHRAPTRPNTELAAQVGCALLPDGCVEVDEYGRASVAGVYAAGDAAHLKAVPEPVTLVGPSAADGVRAAVWLEQDLFRAGLPVELG, encoded by the coding sequence ATGTACGAGGTGATCGTGGTCGGCGGCGGACCGGCCGGATTGAGCGCCGCTCTGGTGCTGGGGCGACAGCGCAGAAGCGTTCTGGTGGTGGACGCGGGCAGGCCGCGGAACGCGCCCGCGGCGGAGATGCACATGTATCTGGGCCGCGACGGCGGAGCTCCGTCCCGGCTCCTGGCGGACGGGCGAGCCGAGCTGGCCGCGTACCCCACGGTCGAGGTGCGGCCCGGGCGCGTGGTGGCGGCCGAGGGAGAGTCCGGCGGGTTCGCCCTCACGCTGGAGGACGGCTCCCGAGAGCAGGCGGCCCGGCTGCTGCTGGCCTGCGGGGTGGTGGACGAACCCGCCGACATCCCCGGGCTGGCCGAACGGTGGGGCAAGAGTGTCGTCCACTGTCCCTTCTGCCATGGATACGAGACCAACGGCAAGGTGCTGGCCGTCATCGGCAACGGCCCTGAGGCGATGCTGGCCGCCTACGTCGCCGACCGCTACAGCCCTGACGTGGTCCTGTGCACGAACGGCCCCGCCGAGATCCCCGAGCCGGTGACCGCGGCGCTGAAAGCGCGCGGCGTCACGGTGAACGAGACACCACTGACGGCACTGGAGGGCGAGCTCGGCGCGCTGACGCTCCGCTTCTCGGACGGGACCGCCCTGGCCCGGGAGGCGGTCTACCACCGGGCTCCCACCCGGCCGAACACCGAGCTGGCGGCACAGGTGGGATGCGCCCTGCTGCCGGACGGGTGCGTGGAGGTGGACGAGTACGGCCGGGCGAGCGTGGCGGGCGTGTACGCTGCCGGCGACGCGGCACACCTGAAGGCGGTTCCGGAGCCGGTGACCTTGGTGGGCCCCAGCGCCGCCGACGGGGTGCGCGCGGCTGTCTGGCTGGAGCAGGACCTCTTCCGCGCCGGCCTCCCCGTCGAGCTCGGCTGA
- a CDS encoding ABC transporter permease — MRLRRAATLLAAMVARGLTLLAAASVMIFLAAEALPGDAAEVRFGGRATPEQVAQIREAGGLDRPPHARYLDWLAGTLAGRPGHSYVTGRPVADLISERAPVTLLLAGAALALACPAMPALAWLAVRGPRRLRPVITVLVVGGAALPQVVVAAGLVALLSAAWGLVPPVSLLPAGAAPWQHPHLLVLPVLTLALPSAAYGAALLRGVFADVAALPFVRDAELRGLSSLAVLLRYVLPMSAAPLARLLAVISGGLVAGTAVAETLFGLAGLGELLVTAVGVRDIPVVQAVALLATAVVVCGLLAADGIARVTTGARA; from the coding sequence GTGCGGCTTCGCCGGGCCGCCACGCTGCTGGCGGCCATGGTCGCGCGCGGCCTGACGCTGCTGGCCGCCGCCTCCGTGATGATCTTCCTGGCGGCGGAGGCGCTGCCGGGGGACGCGGCGGAGGTCCGCTTCGGCGGCCGGGCCACGCCTGAGCAGGTGGCGCAGATCCGCGAGGCCGGCGGGCTGGACCGGCCACCGCATGCCCGTTACCTCGACTGGCTCGCCGGGACGCTGGCCGGCAGGCCGGGACACTCGTACGTCACGGGGAGGCCGGTCGCCGACCTGATCAGCGAGCGGGCGCCCGTGACGCTCCTCCTGGCCGGTGCGGCGCTGGCCCTGGCCTGCCCCGCCATGCCGGCGCTGGCCTGGCTCGCCGTGCGGGGACCGCGCCGCCTCCGGCCAGTGATCACGGTGCTCGTCGTGGGTGGGGCGGCGCTGCCGCAGGTGGTGGTGGCCGCCGGCCTCGTGGCGCTGCTGTCGGCCGCGTGGGGCCTCGTGCCCCCGGTGTCGCTCCTGCCCGCGGGCGCGGCCCCCTGGCAGCATCCGCATCTGCTGGTGTTGCCCGTGCTCACGCTGGCCCTGCCGTCGGCCGCGTACGGCGCGGCCCTGTTGCGGGGCGTCTTCGCCGACGTGGCGGCCCTGCCGTTCGTGCGCGACGCCGAGTTGCGCGGCCTGTCGTCGCTCGCCGTGCTGCTGCGCTACGTGCTGCCGATGTCGGCCGCCCCGCTGGCGCGGTTGCTCGCCGTGATCAGCGGCGGGCTGGTCGCCGGCACGGCGGTCGCCGAGACGCTGTTCGGCCTGGCCGGGCTGGGAGAGCTCCTGGTCACGGCCGTCGGTGTGCGGGACATCCCCGTGGTGCAGGCCGTGGCGCTCCTGGCGACGGCCGTGGTGGTGTGCGGACTGCTGGCCGCGGACGGCATCGCGCGGGTCACGACGGGGGCGAGGGCGTGA
- a CDS encoding ABC transporter permease, producing the protein MTAVVLRRGAGLLLTLLTLSVLVFLLTSMAPGDPAEEILRRGGIQPTASSVAALRAELGLDRPLFSQYLRWLLDVLGGDLGRSYADRSPVTTEILSRVPATLRLAGAAALVAVVLAVLAAVWTALRPRGLGSRAVALVTVAVAGVPPYVVGILLISVVAVGLRALPTGGDSGPGAVVLPALTLGLAGAATLLRLLRGDLAHALRLPFVKLAAAKGLRVRRTVLVHAVRVAAPSAVTAAGLMLAELLAGAVVVETLFSWPGVGQLAVSAIRQRDVPVVQAYVLLTAVATVLLLALAEVCLVACDPRVRRR; encoded by the coding sequence ATGACGGCCGTCGTCCTGCGGCGCGGGGCGGGGCTCCTGCTGACCCTGCTGACCCTGTCGGTGCTGGTCTTCCTCCTGACCTCGATGGCTCCGGGCGACCCCGCCGAGGAGATCCTGCGCCGCGGCGGCATCCAGCCGACGGCGAGCAGCGTCGCGGCGCTGCGCGCCGAACTCGGCCTCGACCGGCCGCTGTTCAGCCAGTATCTGCGGTGGCTGCTCGACGTGCTCGGCGGCGATCTCGGCCGCTCCTACGCCGACCGGTCTCCGGTGACCACCGAGATCCTCTCGCGGGTTCCGGCGACACTGCGGCTGGCGGGAGCGGCGGCGCTGGTGGCGGTCGTGCTCGCCGTCCTCGCCGCCGTCTGGACCGCGCTCAGGCCGCGCGGGCTCGGCAGCCGCGCCGTCGCGCTGGTGACGGTGGCGGTGGCGGGCGTCCCGCCCTACGTCGTGGGCATCCTGCTGATCAGCGTGGTGGCGGTCGGCTTGCGCGCGCTGCCCACGGGCGGCGACAGCGGTCCCGGCGCGGTGGTGCTGCCCGCGCTCACCCTCGGCCTGGCGGGCGCCGCGACGCTGCTGCGGCTGTTAAGGGGCGACCTCGCCCACGCCTTGCGGCTGCCGTTCGTCAAGCTGGCCGCTGCCAAGGGGCTGCGCGTTCGACGGACGGTCCTGGTGCACGCCGTACGGGTGGCCGCGCCGAGCGCCGTCACGGCGGCGGGTCTGATGCTCGCCGAACTGCTGGCGGGGGCGGTGGTGGTGGAGACGCTGTTCTCCTGGCCGGGGGTGGGGCAGCTCGCGGTGTCGGCGATCCGGCAGCGCGACGTGCCGGTCGTTCAGGCGTACGTGCTGCTCACCGCGGTCGCGACCGTGCTGCTCCTGGCGCTGGCCGAGGTCTGTCTGGTGGCCTGCGATCCGCGGGTGCGGCGCCGATGA
- a CDS encoding ABC transporter permease, producing the protein MRRSAAMAPFAAVVLLCLLVPMVSAHDPHVPDLGRAMLPPGGEHWLGTDQLGRDLLTRTAAAGRTSLLVALAVTAATTMLGAVAGTAAGLAGGIADRLLRFAGTVALGLPGLTLALALAGVLTPGYATVLAALVPLGWVNCGLVARTATRRVASTDHVLAVRAIGASRLYLLRRTVGPHIAGPVLTVATADFARALIAVTSLSFLGVGLPPPDTDWGGMVSEATPLLVAAPRLAVVPALALAVTGLAAALMVDARRAQRGR; encoded by the coding sequence ATGAGGCGGAGCGCCGCCATGGCGCCGTTCGCCGCCGTCGTGCTGTTGTGCCTGCTCGTCCCCATGGTGTCGGCACACGATCCGCACGTGCCCGACCTGGGACGGGCCATGCTGCCGCCCGGCGGGGAACACTGGCTCGGCACCGACCAGCTCGGCCGCGACCTGCTCACCAGAACGGCGGCGGCCGGCCGTACCTCCCTGCTGGTGGCGCTGGCCGTCACGGCGGCCACCACGATGCTCGGCGCGGTGGCGGGCACCGCTGCCGGGCTCGCCGGGGGGATCGCCGATCGGCTGCTGCGCTTCGCCGGCACCGTGGCACTCGGTTTGCCCGGTCTCACGCTCGCACTCGCGCTCGCGGGGGTGCTCACACCCGGGTACGCCACCGTCCTGGCCGCCCTCGTGCCGCTCGGCTGGGTGAACTGCGGCCTCGTCGCCCGGACGGCGACCCGGCGCGTGGCCTCCACCGACCACGTGCTGGCCGTCCGGGCCATCGGCGCGTCCCGGCTCTACCTGCTGCGGCGCACCGTCGGCCCGCACATCGCCGGTCCCGTCCTGACGGTCGCCACGGCGGACTTCGCCAGGGCGCTGATCGCCGTCACCTCGCTCAGCTTCCTCGGCGTCGGCCTGCCGCCGCCCGACACCGACTGGGGCGGCATGGTGAGCGAGGCCACGCCGCTGCTGGTCGCCGCTCCTCGCCTCGCGGTCGTGCCCGCGCTCGCCCTCGCCGTCACCGGCCTGGCCGCCGCCCTCATGGTCGACGCCCGCCGCGCGCAGAGAGGCCGGTAG
- a CDS encoding methyltransferase, translating into MSDNPELVHPWIARVSGTGTGLAVTVAPHALAVRRVPGGPPQLGDLVREHLEHWGEVYDWTYRSGEGAHRPDFDLSGWRATGSGEPLPAEHMAQWVDRTVELVLRFAPRTVLELGCGTGMLLHRLHPHLKGYVGTDVADHVVARLSGLGLPNVQVVRAAAHEINSSAVRRALAALGDRPDCVLLNSVTQCFPSVEYLAAVLHDAIDVVGPGGVVIVGDIRHAGLLDAHCRVLESGDGGEPAAAVAARVERRAAADTELLLDPATLAAVAASADRAVTMSLPAKTLTEDTELSRYRFDAVLHVDAEPVPAVAVHEWTALGPDPAASVRDLLGSAPLRVRGIPNGLLQPGAFPGARLRALLEGHDAAVLIDPDDPALLQIAAPAAAAATALDALAAAGRPHEPLGAFARGRVAEVVRGLLRRGGAPVPEELTVRLPSGPGHDAVTLAREEAQADRAGRRALGALLPGAARAGRGVPGGIAPGEDVVLDDDSVLQRLPAAIERFDEIALRALTGLMTSSGALRHGEPTGAEHVMNALEVAPRHAWIVRRWLAVLRQERLVTLDTEGRYLLSPGHAPAGDLAGGHLTPDDVRRLEESCADLGYPPEMAVFFEQALARLPELLRDEIMAQSLLFPDGDLLTSLSKDQRNVSNTYLNAAAGHVAGRAAGTRARPLRVVELGGGAGGSTAAALEGLAGAEIDYLFTDVSRFFTMAAEDRFGGRLRYGLLDINASLVEQGVDREGVDLVLAANVLHCARDAGRSLRWIREVLAPGGLLVLTEAIREHYLVLVTMQFLMSGRDGDPGLGTDDRRGGSGRVFFTGRELPAELAEARLRPVLELPRADSPLAAPAQHLFVAVAV; encoded by the coding sequence ATGTCCGATAACCCGGAACTCGTCCACCCCTGGATCGCGCGCGTCAGCGGAACCGGGACGGGGCTCGCCGTCACGGTGGCGCCGCACGCGTTGGCGGTGCGTCGCGTGCCGGGCGGCCCGCCGCAGCTCGGCGACCTCGTACGCGAGCACCTGGAGCACTGGGGTGAGGTCTATGACTGGACCTACCGCTCGGGGGAGGGCGCGCACCGGCCGGACTTCGACCTGTCCGGCTGGCGCGCCACCGGCTCAGGAGAGCCGCTGCCGGCCGAGCACATGGCGCAATGGGTGGACCGCACGGTGGAGCTGGTGCTCCGCTTCGCCCCCCGCACCGTGCTGGAGCTGGGCTGCGGCACCGGGATGCTGCTCCACAGACTGCACCCCCACCTCAAGGGCTACGTCGGCACGGACGTCGCCGACCACGTCGTCGCCCGGCTGTCGGGTCTCGGCCTGCCGAACGTGCAGGTGGTGCGCGCGGCCGCCCACGAGATCAACAGCTCGGCGGTACGGCGGGCACTCGCCGCCCTGGGCGACAGGCCCGACTGCGTCCTGCTCAACTCCGTGACCCAGTGCTTCCCCAGCGTCGAGTACCTGGCAGCCGTCCTGCACGACGCGATCGACGTGGTGGGGCCCGGCGGCGTCGTCATCGTCGGCGACATCCGCCACGCGGGCCTCCTCGACGCCCACTGCCGCGTGCTCGAATCCGGCGACGGCGGCGAGCCCGCGGCGGCGGTCGCCGCACGGGTCGAGCGCCGGGCGGCGGCCGACACCGAGTTGTTGCTGGACCCCGCCACGCTGGCCGCGGTCGCCGCGAGCGCCGACCGGGCCGTCACGATGAGCCTGCCGGCCAAGACGCTCACGGAGGACACCGAGCTGTCGCGCTACCGGTTCGACGCCGTGCTGCACGTGGACGCCGAGCCCGTGCCCGCTGTGGCCGTCCACGAGTGGACCGCACTCGGGCCGGACCCGGCGGCGTCCGTCAGGGATCTGCTCGGCTCGGCGCCGCTGCGGGTGCGCGGCATCCCGAACGGCCTGCTCCAGCCGGGGGCCTTCCCGGGCGCGAGGCTGCGTGCCCTGCTGGAAGGCCACGATGCGGCGGTGCTCATCGACCCGGACGATCCTGCTCTCCTCCAGATCGCCGCGCCGGCGGCGGCCGCGGCCACCGCCCTCGACGCACTCGCGGCGGCCGGCCGGCCGCACGAGCCGCTGGGCGCCTTCGCCAGGGGACGCGTGGCCGAGGTGGTGCGGGGGCTGCTCCGCCGTGGCGGAGCGCCTGTCCCGGAGGAGCTCACGGTGCGGCTTCCGAGCGGTCCCGGCCACGACGCCGTCACCCTCGCCCGCGAGGAGGCGCAGGCCGACCGGGCCGGCCGCCGCGCCCTCGGCGCGCTCCTGCCGGGCGCCGCGCGGGCGGGCAGGGGTGTCCCCGGCGGGATCGCGCCGGGGGAGGACGTAGTACTCGACGACGATTCCGTGCTCCAGCGGCTTCCCGCCGCGATCGAACGCTTCGACGAGATCGCCCTGCGTGCGCTGACCGGCCTGATGACGAGCTCGGGCGCGTTGCGGCACGGCGAGCCCACCGGCGCGGAGCACGTGATGAACGCGCTGGAGGTGGCACCGCGGCACGCCTGGATCGTCCGCAGGTGGCTGGCGGTCCTGCGGCAGGAACGGCTGGTGACGCTCGACACCGAAGGCCGCTACCTGTTGAGCCCGGGGCACGCCCCCGCCGGCGACCTTGCCGGCGGTCACCTCACACCCGACGACGTGCGCCGGCTTGAGGAGTCGTGTGCGGATCTGGGATACCCCCCCGAGATGGCCGTCTTCTTCGAACAGGCCCTCGCCAGGCTGCCCGAGCTGCTGCGCGATGAGATCATGGCGCAGTCGCTGCTGTTCCCCGATGGTGACCTGCTCACCTCGCTGAGCAAGGACCAGCGCAACGTCAGCAACACCTACCTCAACGCGGCGGCGGGGCACGTCGCCGGACGTGCCGCCGGCACCCGGGCGCGGCCCTTGCGCGTCGTCGAGCTGGGCGGCGGAGCGGGCGGCAGCACCGCCGCGGCCCTGGAAGGGTTGGCCGGGGCGGAGATCGACTACCTCTTCACGGACGTCTCCCGCTTCTTCACCATGGCGGCCGAGGACCGGTTCGGCGGCCGCCTGCGGTACGGCCTGCTCGACATCAACGCCAGCCTGGTGGAGCAGGGGGTGGATCGGGAAGGCGTGGACCTGGTGCTGGCCGCGAATGTCCTGCACTGTGCCCGCGACGCCGGTCGGTCCCTGCGGTGGATACGTGAAGTGCTCGCTCCGGGCGGACTGCTCGTGCTGACGGAGGCCATCAGGGAGCACTACCTGGTGCTGGTCACCATGCAGTTCCTCATGTCGGGCAGGGACGGCGACCCCGGCCTCGGGACGGACGACCGGCGGGGCGGCTCGGGCCGGGTCTTCTTCACCGGGCGGGAGCTGCCCGCGGAGCTCGCCGAAGCCAGGCTGCGGCCCGTCCTGGAGCTGCCGCGGGCTGACTCCCCGCTCGCCGCCCCCGCCCAGCACCTGTTCGTCGCGGTGGCGGTCTGA
- a CDS encoding ABC transporter permease subunit, with protein MRIAAGLMSALVVAFTLVGPGLSWQDATATVAPPWAAPGPGLPLGADGLGRDVLARVLAGGRDLTLVSLVAAAAACVLGVAGGLWTGWSRGAAARAAARVADLMLGLPLLLLCVVAVVALPGPAAVIAGTVLGGAPLTLRTVADATAGARHAGYVEAALARGETPAWVLAHEVLPAHAGLVGADFGQRVVLALHLAAALNVLGFGPAPPAADWAAMLRENLPGLGLNPAALLGPAMALAVLAGTVAACSHAFGGRGVAR; from the coding sequence ATGCGGATCGCCGCCGGCCTGATGTCCGCGCTGGTCGTCGCCTTCACGCTGGTCGGCCCGGGGCTGTCCTGGCAGGACGCCACGGCGACGGTCGCGCCGCCGTGGGCGGCTCCGGGGCCGGGTCTGCCGCTGGGTGCGGACGGGCTCGGGCGTGACGTGCTCGCCAGGGTGCTGGCCGGAGGGCGTGATCTCACCCTGGTGTCCCTCGTGGCAGCCGCGGCGGCCTGCGTGCTGGGAGTGGCGGGCGGCCTGTGGACGGGATGGAGCCGCGGCGCGGCGGCCCGGGCCGCCGCGCGAGTGGCGGACCTGATGCTCGGGCTGCCGCTGCTGCTGCTGTGCGTGGTCGCCGTCGTCGCTCTGCCGGGTCCGGCGGCGGTGATCGCCGGCACGGTCCTCGGCGGGGCGCCACTGACCTTGCGGACGGTGGCCGACGCCACCGCCGGCGCACGGCACGCCGGATACGTCGAAGCGGCGCTCGCCCGTGGCGAGACGCCCGCCTGGGTGCTGGCGCACGAGGTGCTGCCCGCCCACGCGGGCCTGGTCGGGGCGGACTTCGGTCAGCGGGTCGTCCTGGCTCTGCACCTGGCCGCCGCGCTCAACGTGCTCGGGTTCGGGCCTGCTCCGCCGGCCGCCGACTGGGCCGCCATGCTCCGCGAGAACCTGCCGGGACTGGGCCTCAATCCGGCCGCGCTGCTCGGCCCCGCCATGGCGCTCGCCGTCCTGGCGGGCACGGTCGCCGCCTGCTCGCACGCGTTCGGGGGCCGGGGGGTCGCCAGGTGA
- a CDS encoding class I SAM-dependent methyltransferase yields MEQYERSAEFVDILLASYWPELGPQVARALDGVPGPVVDVGAGGGHGTRVIAAAVPHSEILAVEPSPALRSVLMARVHEAAELRERVTVLPEGFLQARLPARLGAVVAMNVIGHFDPEERGAVWDLLADRLVPGGRAVVNLQPPTEPVAVPQFRSGEARIGRRTYEGLARAEPAGPEQLTWHLTYRTHQDGELVDEVAVSHVWWLLSEERMTKELGERGLTPKAAGSGMYVIS; encoded by the coding sequence ATGGAGCAATACGAGCGTTCCGCGGAGTTCGTGGACATCCTGCTGGCGTCGTACTGGCCGGAGCTCGGGCCGCAGGTCGCTCGCGCGCTCGACGGCGTGCCGGGACCTGTGGTGGACGTCGGTGCGGGAGGCGGGCACGGCACGAGGGTGATCGCGGCCGCGGTGCCCCACAGCGAGATCCTGGCGGTCGAGCCGTCGCCGGCGCTCCGGTCCGTCCTGATGGCCCGGGTGCACGAGGCGGCCGAGTTGCGCGAGCGGGTGACCGTGCTGCCGGAAGGTTTCCTTCAGGCGCGCCTGCCCGCCCGGCTGGGCGCGGTCGTGGCGATGAACGTCATCGGCCATTTCGACCCGGAGGAGCGGGGCGCGGTCTGGGACCTGCTGGCCGACCGGCTCGTCCCCGGCGGCCGTGCCGTGGTGAACCTGCAACCGCCCACCGAACCCGTCGCGGTCCCGCAGTTCCGCAGCGGCGAGGCACGGATCGGCAGGCGCACGTACGAGGGGCTCGCCCGCGCGGAACCCGCAGGCCCCGAGCAGCTCACCTGGCACCTGACCTACCGCACCCACCAGGACGGCGAGCTCGTCGACGAAGTGGCGGTGAGCCACGTCTGGTGGCTGCTCAGCGAGGAGCGGATGACGAAGGAACTCGGCGAGCGGGGCCTTACGCCGAAGGCGGCCGGCTCCGGCATGTACGTGATCAGTTGA
- a CDS encoding ABC transporter ATP-binding protein — translation MKGLSAQGLVVAGRAGAVVVDGIDLRIAPGQVVGLAGPSGAGKTTVLLALLGALPPGLERIGGRVLWDGREITAPRRWRRRHVGFLGQDPASALHPLYDSRAAVREALPRGGRPDDVLAVVGLDPAEIGHRRPHQLSGGQAQRVALARALAGDPGLLILDEPTSALDPEALAAALDRIRLRRGDPRFATLVVSHDPAVLAGLTDHVVHLGRQHRQASRGDDSGPAGPSVRGRGQAGSRAGVPVLQVRDLAVAQPGRLLFQGLGLELAAGDFVAVLGPSGSGKSTLLRTLAGLHPAARGTVTLLGEQLPWPVRERTPAARRAVALVGQNPLDTLNPARRLRAALHRPLRHLPRAEARAEAARLLAAVGLPADLAHRYPGALSGGQRQRAALARALAGQPALLLADEITAALDPATTAEVLDLLDRLRHGTGLAVLAVTHDPSVAARADRVLTLHHHPTPHDRRQSADVR, via the coding sequence GTGAAGGGGTTGAGCGCGCAGGGGCTGGTGGTGGCCGGCCGGGCGGGCGCCGTCGTCGTCGACGGGATCGACCTGCGGATCGCACCCGGCCAGGTCGTCGGCCTGGCCGGGCCGTCCGGCGCCGGCAAGACCACCGTGCTGCTGGCGCTGCTGGGTGCGCTGCCGCCCGGCCTGGAGCGGATCGGCGGCCGGGTCCTGTGGGACGGCCGTGAGATCACCGCGCCCCGGCGGTGGCGGCGGCGGCACGTCGGCTTCCTCGGCCAGGACCCCGCCTCCGCATTGCATCCCTTGTACGACTCCCGGGCCGCGGTCCGCGAAGCGTTGCCGCGTGGCGGGCGGCCCGACGACGTCCTCGCGGTCGTGGGGCTGGATCCCGCCGAGATCGGGCACCGCCGCCCGCACCAGCTCTCCGGCGGGCAGGCGCAGCGCGTGGCGCTGGCCCGCGCCCTCGCCGGCGACCCCGGCCTGCTCATCCTGGACGAGCCGACCAGCGCGCTGGATCCGGAGGCTCTGGCCGCCGCGCTGGACCGGATCCGGCTGCGCCGTGGCGACCCTCGCTTCGCCACGCTCGTCGTCTCGCACGATCCTGCCGTGCTCGCCGGCCTGACGGACCACGTCGTGCACCTCGGCCGGCAGCACCGCCAGGCCTCCCGTGGAGACGACAGCGGCCCCGCCGGTCCGTCCGTCCGCGGCCGGGGGCAGGCCGGCTCCCGCGCGGGCGTTCCCGTCCTGCAGGTGCGCGACCTGGCCGTAGCCCAGCCGGGCCGGCTCCTGTTCCAGGGTCTCGGCCTGGAGCTGGCCGCCGGTGACTTCGTCGCCGTGCTGGGGCCGTCGGGCTCCGGCAAGAGCACCCTGCTCCGTACCCTGGCCGGCCTCCACCCGGCCGCGCGCGGAACCGTCACGCTGCTGGGCGAGCAGCTCCCGTGGCCGGTACGGGAGCGCACACCCGCCGCGCGGCGCGCCGTCGCGCTGGTCGGCCAGAACCCGCTCGACACGCTGAACCCGGCCCGGCGGCTGCGAGCCGCGCTGCACCGCCCCCTGCGCCATCTGCCGAGAGCGGAGGCCCGAGCGGAGGCCGCCAGGCTGCTGGCCGCCGTGGGTCTGCCCGCCGACCTCGCGCACCGCTACCCGGGAGCGCTGTCAGGAGGGCAGCGCCAGCGCGCGGCCCTGGCCAGGGCGCTCGCCGGACAACCGGCGCTCCTCCTGGCGGACGAGATCACCGCGGCGCTCGACCCCGCGACCACCGCCGAGGTGCTCGATCTGCTGGACCGGCTACGCCACGGCACCGGCCTCGCCGTGCTGGCCGTCACCCACGACCCGTCGGTCGCCGCCCGAGCAGACCGCGTCCTGACCCTCCACCACCATCCGACTCCCCATGACCGGAGGCAATCCGCAGATGTCCGATAA